CCAACCAGCAACTCCTCAGAACCACGGTCACCCCCCATGGCATCAAGCGCAATATGCACTATGCCACCCTATTCCAACTCGTCCTCGTCTAGCTTGACAACAGTCCTTCCCTTATATGTCCCGCACCCTGAACATAAAGTATGCGGCAGCTTCGGCTCGCCGCAGCTGGAGCAGGTTGAAACAGCCGGTCCCGTCAATGCATCATGGGCACGACGTTTTCTGGTTCTGGAATGTGAATGTCTTCTTTTGGGTAATGCCATCTGTTCCTCCATATCCGGATATAGTTACATCCGTGATTTATTACGTGAAATCGGCCGGGACATCACTGTCCCGCCCCTTGAATCTTTTTATTTGTCGATCAATTGCCCCAATACACTGAATGGGGTTTCAGCAGATTTGTCAGGACACCCACATTTCCCAAGGTTGAGATTGTGACCGCAGCCCGCACATAATCCGAGACAGTTTTCAGCGCACAGCTTTTTGACAGGATAGGCAAGAACAACCTGCTGCTCAAGGATGGAACTTATGTCCACCGCCGTACCTTCAAAAAACACCACGTCCATTTCACTGCTGTCACACTGGTACTCTTTAGCCTCCTGCCCATCAGCCTCTCCAGCCTGTTCAAGCGTCAGACTGAACTCGATGGTCTCCGGCAGATTAAATTCTTCCAGACAGCGATCACACTCCAGCGCATAAACCAGATCAATTGATCCGCTGGCCATCAGTCGTTCCTGGCGCCGCTCAAGAAAGATTCTGGCCTCCAGTTTCCCGGATCTCTTGATCTCACTGTCTGGAAACCAGGAAACATCACTCACCTGCAGCTCAAGACCTTCCTCAGGAATCTCAGTAAGTTGTACCTGCAAAACAGAACTCCGGGGAAGAATGGACAAGCCCGCTGTATAAACCGGTGAATTATACGTTTTTCTTTTTCGATGTCAAGCGATTTAACCGTACCCGCAAAGAGCCTTAAAGCAGCAGGGATTTCCTGCTCAGGAAGGGGCCTGCAAGAGGCTTCCGCGCCTCAATCTGAAACAACACTCAGCGCCATTTCAAAACGATCTGCCACCGGAGCCAGCTGGCCAGAGAAACGGCTATGACCAGATTGATCACCCAGCGCCCATATTGGTCTCTGATCATTTCATCTGCATAACTGCCGATCAACAGCCCCATCGGGTAGGTGAAAAGGATGGTGTAAAAAACAATGAATCCGATCAGGAAGGCAAAGAGGACCAGAAAACCAGCCTGGAGTCGACCGGTATCCCTCTCAAGTCGATCCTGGAGTTTCAACAGGTGCCTTTCAAAATAGAACGCTCCCGCTCCCGGAATAAATGATAACGGGGCGGCCGCAGCGACAAGCCAGAGGCCGGTTTGGAATCTGTAATAAAAGATCAGAGTGAGTGCGGTAATCAGGAAAACACTCAGCAGGCCATAGGGAATAGGAGATTCTGGAAATTTAATCCCTCCGCCTAAAACGCCTCCTGCGCCTGATCCAAAAAACCTGAAAGAGGTCCAGCCGCCCTTTTTTCTTAAGGCCCTGCGATGCATTTCATTCCCCGGGATGGATGTATAGAGGGAAACTCAAAGAATAGCCGACAGCCTGTCGTACGAGCGACGCTGCCTGAGACTTAACACATGGATTATCCGCTTGAGGATTTTAATGCCCAGCAGAGAGTTTTCATGCAGAAGACGATCAAGACTGTCACAGGACAGAATCAGCAGTTCCGAATCTTCCATCGCTGCAACGGTGGCAGTCCGGAGCCCTCGATCAACGGCCGAGATCTCACCGACCATGGCGCCCTTGTCGAGAATGGCGACCAGGGTAAAGCGTCCGGGAAAACTTGTCTCCTTTTTGACCGCCAGCTTTCCTGCCAGGAGAAAACCCATGAAATCACCGGCTTCTCCATCATTCATGAGGATTTCCCCCTTCTTCCAGATCATATGCTCCAGGTAGGGGCAAAGGCCGGAGATCTCATTTTCATCGAGAAATTTGAAGATCTGGCCCAACACCTCGTTTCC
The window above is part of the Pseudomonadota bacterium genome. Proteins encoded here:
- a CDS encoding DUF177 domain-containing protein, translating into MQVQLTEIPEEGLELQVSDVSWFPDSEIKRSGKLEARIFLERRQERLMASGSIDLVYALECDRCLEEFNLPETIEFSLTLEQAGEADGQEAKEYQCDSSEMDVVFFEGTAVDISSILEQQVVLAYPVKKLCAENCLGLCAGCGHNLNLGKCGCPDKSAETPFSVLGQLIDK
- a CDS encoding cyclic nucleotide-binding domain-containing protein, with translation MAAEKGLKVCDLGNEVLGQIFKFLDENEISGLCPYLEHMIWKKGEILMNDGEAGDFMGFLLAGKLAVKKETSFPGRFTLVAILDKGAMVGEISAVDRGLRTATVAAMEDSELLILSCDSLDRLLHENSLLGIKILKRIIHVLSLRQRRSYDRLSAIL
- the rpmF gene encoding 50S ribosomal protein L32, producing MALPKRRHSHSRTRKRRAHDALTGPAVSTCSSCGEPKLPHTLCSGCGTYKGRTVVKLDEDELE